Proteins encoded together in one Chitinophaga sp. LS1 window:
- a CDS encoding RagB/SusD family nutrient uptake outer membrane protein, which translates to MKKQLLYTLSFAMAFTACKKSFLDKTPESDLSTGSFYASATDAEEGLTGAYRTMANGNFFQYDNLMNTDGRSDNCYVNGDNTSAEQPLEMFTYVATNTNIQRDWQELYNNIRAVNAVLDAVPGLNSDEWAGTTRKAQILGEARFLRAMNYYWLVTEWGDVPLITSEDNGGDYYPSRATSTEVYAQIITDLVYADSTLNTTPYNGEYGRATQGAADAMLAKTYAQMGDYTNSLVYANKVISSGTYSLVGNYANLWGAANKNNSEAILEIQYSGSTYSFWGVEMFAYVASDQWAKRNIGSYDLIQAFKAAGDTAGARYTATFNWQIANASFNSPAAAWEYTEAIPFMNKWPDPSGWNSTDNITLLRLGDIILLAAEANNELGNTATAITLLNQIRTRAGLDNTTATTKTDLATAILNERRLELVNEGTRWNDLMRAEKNGYVNVVTLMNSQKDESGTTINYGVNTDKHQYLFPIPEQDRLLNKNLTQNTGY; encoded by the coding sequence ATGAAAAAACAACTCTTATATACGCTTTCTTTCGCCATGGCATTTACTGCCTGCAAAAAGAGCTTTCTTGATAAAACACCTGAATCTGACCTGAGCACCGGTAGCTTTTATGCCTCTGCTACTGATGCGGAAGAGGGATTGACCGGTGCTTACCGCACCATGGCCAATGGTAACTTCTTCCAGTACGATAACCTGATGAATACAGATGGTCGTTCTGACAACTGCTATGTAAACGGTGATAACACTTCGGCAGAGCAACCATTGGAGATGTTTACCTATGTGGCGACAAATACCAATATCCAGCGTGACTGGCAGGAACTATACAACAATATCCGTGCAGTGAATGCTGTGCTGGATGCAGTACCCGGCCTGAATTCCGACGAATGGGCAGGTACCACCCGCAAAGCGCAGATACTGGGTGAAGCCCGTTTTCTGCGTGCCATGAACTACTACTGGTTAGTGACAGAGTGGGGCGATGTACCGCTGATTACATCAGAAGATAACGGTGGTGACTATTATCCTTCCCGTGCTACCAGCACCGAAGTATATGCACAGATCATCACAGACCTGGTGTATGCAGATAGTACTTTAAATACTACTCCTTATAATGGCGAGTATGGCCGTGCAACCCAAGGTGCTGCCGATGCCATGCTGGCAAAGACTTATGCGCAGATGGGGGACTATACTAACAGTCTCGTCTATGCGAATAAAGTGATCAGCAGCGGTACCTATTCATTAGTAGGTAACTATGCCAACTTATGGGGCGCTGCGAATAAGAACAACAGTGAAGCGATCCTGGAGATTCAGTATTCAGGTAGTACGTACAGCTTTTGGGGGGTGGAGATGTTTGCATACGTAGCATCCGATCAATGGGCAAAACGTAACATCGGTTCTTATGATCTGATTCAGGCATTCAAAGCTGCTGGCGATACGGCGGGAGCACGTTATACTGCCACGTTCAACTGGCAGATTGCCAATGCGAGTTTTAACAGTCCGGCAGCGGCCTGGGAATATACCGAAGCAATTCCGTTTATGAACAAATGGCCTGATCCAAGTGGCTGGAATAGTACTGATAATATTACCTTATTAAGATTGGGGGATATTATTTTATTGGCAGCAGAAGCAAATAACGAGTTAGGCAATACAGCCACCGCTATCACCTTGCTGAATCAGATCCGTACCCGTGCAGGTCTGGACAATACTACTGCGACTACGAAGACTGACCTGGCGACCGCCATCCTGAATGAAAGAAGACTGGAACTGGTGAACGAAGGTACCCGCTGGAATGACCTGATGCGTGCAGAGAAAAACGGGTATGTGAATGTGGTGACCCTCATGAACAGTCAGAAAGATGAATCCGGTACCACCATCAATTATGGGGTGAATACTGACAAGCATCAGTATTTGTTCCCGATACCGGAGCAGGACAGGTTGCTGAATAAGAATTTGACCCAGAATACAGGATATTAA
- a CDS encoding glycoside hydrolase family 3 N-terminal domain-containing protein: protein MDFGKRLLTVALVGGMICPLTKVHAQKKTKAAPPAKVVAYDSGTINARVEALLAKMSLEEKVGQMAQITLDVVGKGPNRFASFDPLVIDTAEMQKALVKYKIGSVLNTANNKALTPQRWWEVVSYIQQVSMKGNALQIPVIFGIDAIHGATYTAGATLFPQQIAQAATRNRALVRKGAEITAYETRASNTPWVFSPVLDLGGDPRFPRIWESFGEDPYLGAQMGHEIVKGYEGEKNDVNDPTHVAASIKHFLGYQAPVSGKDRTPANISKQQLYEYHLPAFKAGVEAGAHTIMINSGQINGIPVHANYEILTKLLKEELGFKGLAVTDWADIENLYRRDHIAGSDKEAIMLAINAGIDMSMIPYNYEPFCEGLVELVKEGKVPQARVDDAVRRILRVKFELGLFEKPVTNYKDYPLFGSKEFEKASYDAAAEAITLLKNEGNVLPLTKGAKILVTGPNANDMRTLDGAWSYSWQGEKVPQFTAQYNTILAALKKKAGAENVTYIPGVSYKADGKWYEEAPDRLADAVAAAQQADVIVLCLGENSYAEKPGDLNDLYIGDDQTKLAQQLIATGKPVVLVLTEGRPRIISKFEQGVKSVVLGYLPGNFGGDAIADVLYGDVNPSGKLPYTYPRYPNALIGYIHKPSEEQTKAEGVYNYEADYNPQYTFGTGLSYTTFEYSNLKAEVANRVVRVTVDVKNTGSKAGKEAVEVYTSDLVATLISPDVKRLRGFEKILLQAGESKTVTFDIPVEQLAFAGVDGKPVLEPGDFEVHVAKLTAKFKL from the coding sequence ATGGATTTTGGAAAACGTCTGCTGACAGTTGCATTGGTGGGTGGCATGATATGCCCGCTCACAAAGGTGCACGCGCAGAAAAAAACAAAAGCAGCACCACCTGCCAAAGTGGTAGCTTATGATTCCGGGACGATAAATGCAAGGGTAGAAGCTTTGCTGGCAAAGATGTCACTCGAAGAGAAGGTAGGGCAGATGGCCCAGATTACGCTGGACGTAGTTGGGAAAGGCCCTAACCGTTTTGCGAGCTTTGACCCGCTGGTGATCGATACGGCAGAGATGCAGAAAGCACTGGTGAAGTACAAGATTGGCTCCGTACTGAACACTGCAAATAATAAAGCCCTGACCCCGCAAAGATGGTGGGAGGTTGTCAGCTATATTCAGCAGGTATCAATGAAAGGCAACGCCCTGCAGATACCCGTGATCTTTGGCATTGACGCGATTCATGGTGCGACCTATACAGCAGGCGCCACCTTGTTCCCGCAGCAGATTGCACAGGCAGCTACCCGCAACAGGGCGCTGGTACGCAAAGGTGCAGAGATCACTGCGTACGAAACAAGGGCCAGTAATACCCCATGGGTATTTTCTCCGGTGCTGGATTTAGGTGGAGATCCCCGTTTTCCGCGTATATGGGAATCATTTGGTGAAGACCCTTACCTTGGTGCACAGATGGGACATGAAATCGTAAAAGGCTATGAAGGGGAGAAGAATGATGTGAATGATCCAACCCATGTAGCTGCGAGTATCAAGCACTTCTTAGGTTATCAGGCACCCGTATCCGGCAAGGACCGTACACCTGCGAACATCAGCAAACAACAGCTGTATGAATACCACCTGCCAGCTTTCAAAGCCGGGGTAGAAGCAGGAGCACATACCATTATGATCAACTCTGGTCAGATCAATGGTATACCTGTACATGCGAACTACGAAATTCTGACGAAATTACTGAAGGAAGAACTGGGCTTTAAAGGACTGGCGGTGACTGACTGGGCAGATATTGAAAACCTGTACCGTCGTGATCATATAGCAGGTAGCGATAAAGAGGCGATCATGCTGGCTATCAATGCTGGTATTGATATGTCCATGATTCCTTACAACTATGAACCATTCTGCGAAGGACTGGTTGAATTGGTGAAAGAAGGAAAGGTGCCACAGGCAAGAGTGGATGATGCAGTGCGTAGAATACTGCGTGTAAAGTTTGAACTGGGCCTCTTTGAGAAACCGGTTACTAACTACAAAGACTATCCTTTATTTGGTAGCAAAGAGTTTGAAAAAGCATCTTATGATGCAGCAGCAGAAGCGATTACGTTGCTGAAGAATGAAGGTAATGTATTGCCATTAACAAAGGGGGCTAAAATACTGGTCACTGGCCCGAACGCAAATGATATGCGTACACTGGATGGTGCGTGGAGCTATAGCTGGCAGGGAGAAAAGGTACCCCAGTTTACGGCTCAATACAATACCATCCTTGCCGCTTTGAAAAAGAAAGCAGGTGCAGAGAATGTAACTTACATTCCTGGTGTGAGCTACAAGGCTGATGGCAAGTGGTACGAAGAAGCGCCTGATCGGCTGGCAGATGCAGTCGCTGCTGCGCAACAGGCGGATGTGATAGTATTGTGTCTGGGTGAAAACTCATATGCTGAAAAACCGGGTGACCTGAATGACCTGTATATCGGCGATGACCAGACCAAACTGGCACAGCAACTGATTGCGACTGGTAAACCAGTAGTGTTGGTACTGACAGAAGGTCGTCCGCGTATCATCAGCAAGTTTGAGCAGGGAGTGAAAAGTGTGGTACTGGGTTATCTGCCCGGTAATTTTGGTGGCGATGCGATAGCAGATGTGTTGTATGGTGATGTGAATCCATCCGGTAAATTGCCGTATACGTATCCACGTTATCCAAATGCGCTGATAGGGTATATTCATAAGCCATCAGAAGAGCAGACAAAGGCAGAAGGGGTGTATAATTATGAAGCAGATTACAATCCGCAGTATACATTTGGTACAGGGTTGAGCTATACGACTTTTGAATACAGCAACCTTAAAGCTGAGGTGGCGAACCGTGTGGTGCGCGTAACAGTAGATGTGAAGAATACGGGTAGTAAAGCCGGTAAAGAAGCAGTAGAAGTGTATACATCTGATTTGGTAGCGACATTGATTTCGCCTGATGTGAAGAGACTGCGTGGGTTTGAGAAGATTTTGCTGCAGGCAGGGGAGAGTAAGACAGTGACATTTGATATTCCTGTAGAGCAGTTAGCATTTGCAGGTGTGGATGGCAAGCCGGTATTGGAGCCGGGTGATTTTGAAGTGCATGTGGCGAAGCTGACCGCGAAGTTTAAGTTATAA
- a CDS encoding glycoside hydrolase family 30 protein, translating into MKLWLYAGCLASVLGGCTQKNENARVFLTTGDEKQLFQEQAFLKSEKDTALLNLKIDTSQQYQEIEGFGAAMTGSSAYVMQQYMTAPKRKALLDELFDAEKGIGINYIRLSIGASDFSLSPYSYDDMPAGERDDSLAHFSIAKDTGALIPVLKEVVAINPRIHIMVTPWSAPGWMKTSDKLEGGSLRPDAYAAYASYFAKYIQALGAEGITATSLSVQNEPQYEAAYPTMKMTAPEQLTFIKDHLGPVLQQKGIHTEILLFDHNWNSPEYPISILDDTVAGKYVTGAAFHCYEGAVGAMSLVHAAHPDKGLYFTECSGGSWAPDFGGNLKYMVGNLLIGTVNNWSKNVLLWNMALDENNGPTTNQPAQAGEKVNKGCMNCRGVVKVRSDSGTVTKNVEYYALAHFSKFVRPGAKRIYSSHPEGVENVAFLNKDGSRVLVALNSGEEAKAFSVQDGARVYKYELKAGAVVTLVWK; encoded by the coding sequence ATGAAGTTATGGTTGTATGCCGGATGCTTAGCATCGGTACTGGGCGGCTGTACCCAGAAAAATGAGAATGCACGTGTTTTCCTTACTACAGGAGACGAAAAACAGTTATTTCAGGAGCAGGCTTTTCTAAAATCGGAGAAGGACACCGCATTGTTAAATTTAAAAATTGACACCAGTCAGCAGTACCAGGAGATAGAAGGATTTGGTGCGGCTATGACCGGGTCATCGGCATATGTGATGCAGCAATACATGACAGCACCTAAGCGCAAAGCACTGCTCGATGAATTGTTTGATGCAGAAAAAGGGATCGGGATAAATTATATCCGGCTGTCAATAGGCGCATCTGATTTCTCTCTTTCGCCTTATAGTTATGACGATATGCCTGCGGGTGAGCGGGATGATAGTCTGGCGCATTTTAGCATAGCAAAAGATACGGGTGCTTTGATCCCTGTACTAAAAGAGGTGGTGGCAATTAACCCTCGTATCCACATCATGGTAACTCCATGGAGTGCACCGGGATGGATGAAAACCAGTGACAAGCTGGAAGGTGGTTCATTAAGACCGGATGCTTATGCTGCATATGCCTCCTATTTTGCAAAATATATCCAGGCCTTAGGTGCTGAAGGCATCACCGCAACCAGTCTGAGTGTACAGAATGAGCCGCAATACGAAGCGGCCTATCCTACCATGAAGATGACGGCGCCTGAACAGTTAACCTTTATTAAGGATCATTTAGGACCTGTATTACAACAAAAGGGTATCCATACAGAGATATTATTGTTCGATCATAACTGGAATAGCCCGGAATACCCGATTTCTATTTTAGACGATACGGTGGCTGGGAAGTACGTAACTGGTGCAGCTTTCCATTGCTATGAAGGTGCAGTAGGTGCTATGAGTCTGGTACATGCCGCGCACCCTGACAAGGGGTTATATTTCACAGAGTGTTCCGGTGGGAGCTGGGCGCCTGACTTTGGAGGCAACCTGAAATATATGGTGGGCAATCTACTGATAGGCACCGTCAATAACTGGTCAAAGAACGTATTACTCTGGAATATGGCGCTGGATGAAAATAACGGTCCTACGACCAATCAGCCTGCACAGGCAGGGGAGAAGGTGAACAAGGGGTGTATGAACTGCAGAGGGGTGGTAAAGGTTCGGTCAGACAGCGGGACGGTGACAAAGAATGTAGAGTACTATGCGCTGGCGCATTTCAGCAAATTTGTACGGCCCGGGGCGAAAAGGATCTATTCATCACATCCTGAGGGGGTGGAAAATGTGGCGTTTTTAAATAAAGATGGTAGCCGGGTGCTGGTAGCGCTGAATAGCGGGGAGGAGGCAAAGGCTTTTTCTGTGCAGGATGGGGCGCGGGTGTATAAATATGAGCTAAAGGCAGGAGCAGTAGTGACTTTGGTGTGGAAGTAA
- a CDS encoding HAD family hydrolase — MQHSAKITTLFLDIGGVLLSNGWDRAARKEAARIFNLDIIELEERHHLTFDTYEEGKLTLDEYLTRIVFYEHREFTRNDFKEFMYSRTTPYPEMIDLICQLKDHYKLKIAIVNNEGRELNEYRIRTFGIDKFVDFFISSCFVHFRKPDADIWRMALDIALVKPQEVLYLEDRAMFIHVAEGLGINGLLHENYTKTVEKLKEWGLELPPQ, encoded by the coding sequence ATGCAGCACTCGGCAAAGATTACGACGCTATTCCTGGACATCGGCGGGGTATTATTAAGCAACGGTTGGGACCGTGCAGCCCGTAAAGAGGCAGCCAGGATCTTTAACCTGGATATTATAGAACTGGAAGAACGCCACCACCTTACCTTCGATACTTACGAAGAAGGCAAGCTCACGCTGGATGAATACCTGACAAGAATTGTCTTTTACGAACACAGGGAGTTTACAAGGAATGATTTTAAGGAGTTCATGTACAGCCGTACGACTCCTTATCCCGAAATGATAGACCTTATCTGTCAGTTGAAGGATCATTATAAACTGAAGATCGCGATTGTCAACAATGAAGGACGAGAACTGAATGAATACCGCATACGGACTTTCGGCATTGATAAATTTGTGGATTTCTTTATTTCTTCCTGTTTTGTGCATTTCCGCAAGCCTGATGCCGATATATGGCGAATGGCGCTGGATATTGCGCTTGTAAAACCACAGGAGGTATTATACCTTGAGGACCGTGCAATGTTTATTCATGTTGCTGAAGGGCTGGGGATTAATGGGCTTTTGCATGAGAATTATACAAAGACAGTTGAGAAATTGAAGGAATGGGGACTTGAACTACCTCCTCAATAA
- a CDS encoding DHA2 family efflux MFS transporter permease subunit, whose product MKQRFGILFPLILGTFMAGIDSSIVNVSLPTMSTQFGVGLDAIEWVIVAYMLGFCVFMPLTTWLKEQIGFYALYLISLSIFTFGSLLCAISNSLPELIAARAIQSFGGGAITPTAMAILTLVFPAEERGKVMGWWSLGSIAGPAIGPTLGGTLTNLYGWPSIFYINLPIGILTIGIAAYSLRFLKTNVRQPARFDASGFGLFTVFIVLFQYAIAVLPAKGLTSLGVWIPFIVSIIAIVVFIRRSLPNPQALFNLHIFRHRIYTYCILITCVRSVAIFGGLFLLPFLLQGQIGFTEIASGLLILPFSAVMALVTPTAGSLSDKIGPRRLIIAGLILVAISMIQLSQLNTPALFPIIAAMVVRGLGIGLLVSTITSAAMSAVLPEEVTQASSMFSLLQQLSGTIGIAFSGLLQQYIMRYYTDGKGYTEVVAHHYGIQDTFFIAAVLVVMTVPIALKLPNFVKRPVK is encoded by the coding sequence ATGAAGCAACGTTTTGGAATCCTGTTCCCCCTCATCCTGGGGACCTTTATGGCGGGAATAGACAGTAGTATCGTGAATGTTTCCCTCCCCACAATGAGCACTCAATTTGGGGTTGGGCTGGATGCAATAGAATGGGTGATCGTAGCCTACATGCTAGGTTTCTGTGTGTTTATGCCCCTCACCACCTGGCTCAAAGAACAGATCGGTTTTTATGCATTGTACCTGATCAGTTTGTCGATCTTTACCTTCGGCTCCTTATTATGTGCGATCTCCAATAGTCTGCCGGAACTAATTGCGGCCAGGGCTATACAGTCCTTCGGCGGCGGTGCAATTACGCCTACTGCCATGGCGATATTGACGTTGGTCTTTCCAGCAGAAGAAAGAGGTAAAGTCATGGGGTGGTGGTCGCTGGGTAGTATTGCCGGACCGGCCATAGGACCGACTTTAGGAGGTACGCTGACCAACCTTTATGGCTGGCCTTCGATATTTTATATCAACTTGCCGATTGGTATTCTGACCATCGGTATCGCAGCATATAGTTTACGGTTCTTAAAGACAAATGTTCGCCAGCCTGCTCGGTTTGACGCCAGTGGATTCGGACTTTTTACTGTCTTTATTGTGTTGTTCCAGTATGCTATCGCTGTATTGCCAGCTAAAGGGCTTACATCGCTGGGGGTATGGATACCTTTTATTGTCAGTATTATCGCAATTGTTGTATTTATCCGGCGCAGTTTACCGAATCCGCAGGCGCTATTTAACCTGCATATTTTCAGGCACAGGATCTATACTTATTGTATCTTAATCACCTGTGTGCGATCGGTTGCTATCTTTGGTGGTTTGTTTCTTCTGCCCTTCTTATTACAGGGGCAAATTGGGTTTACTGAAATTGCATCAGGGTTATTAATTTTACCTTTCTCAGCAGTGATGGCGCTGGTCACACCTACTGCCGGATCGCTGTCTGATAAAATTGGACCACGAAGATTGATCATAGCGGGGCTTATATTAGTTGCTATATCTATGATACAGCTTTCACAATTAAATACACCTGCTTTATTTCCTATCATTGCTGCCATGGTCGTGAGAGGGCTTGGTATTGGTTTGTTGGTGTCGACTATTACCTCCGCTGCTATGAGTGCAGTTCTTCCGGAAGAAGTCACGCAGGCATCATCTATGTTTTCATTATTACAACAATTAAGTGGTACTATCGGTATTGCATTTAGTGGGTTGCTTCAGCAATACATTATGCGATATTATACTGATGGGAAAGGATATACGGAAGTTGTGGCGCATCATTACGGCATACAGGATACGTTCTTTATAGCAGCTGTATTGGTAGTGATGACCGTACCTATTGCTTTGAAGCTACCAAATTTTGTGAAACGGCCGGTTAAGTGA
- a CDS encoding SMUG2 DNA glycosylase family protein, producing MKKTFADHVIDFNTHLQYTGKLPKGIRIMNPFREQPQVMDIMKQFYRRFYGDQHPRQIIMGINPGRLGSGSTGIPFTDTKRLQSVCGISISGIQTHEPSSVFIYDVIAAYGGPEQFYHDFYFASVSPLGFTAVKEDGTEINYNYYDSAELTKAVYPFMVENIKKQLEFGVDRNVCYCLGTGKNSQFLIKLNEKEGFFKKIVPLEHPRFVMQYRAKKKQEFIDKYLERFEENAH from the coding sequence ATGAAAAAGACCTTCGCCGATCACGTCATCGATTTTAATACCCACCTACAATATACAGGTAAGCTACCCAAAGGCATCCGTATTATGAATCCATTTCGTGAACAGCCGCAGGTCATGGATATCATGAAACAATTCTACCGCCGGTTTTATGGAGACCAACACCCGAGGCAGATTATCATGGGCATTAACCCAGGTCGCTTAGGTTCCGGATCCACAGGCATTCCATTTACAGATACCAAACGGTTGCAGTCTGTTTGCGGTATATCCATTTCCGGTATACAAACACACGAGCCATCATCAGTGTTCATTTATGATGTAATTGCTGCATATGGCGGGCCGGAGCAATTTTATCATGATTTCTATTTTGCCTCCGTATCCCCATTGGGATTTACGGCCGTAAAAGAGGATGGGACAGAAATTAATTATAACTACTATGACAGTGCGGAGCTGACAAAGGCGGTGTATCCTTTTATGGTGGAGAATATAAAAAAGCAATTGGAGTTTGGGGTGGATAGAAATGTTTGTTATTGTTTAGGAACGGGAAAGAATAGCCAGTTTTTAATCAAATTAAATGAGAAAGAGGGGTTCTTTAAGAAAATAGTTCCTTTGGAGCATCCAAGGTTTGTAATGCAGTATAGGGCGAAAAAGAAACAGGAATTTATTGATAAGTATCTGGAACGCTTTGAAGAGAATGCTCATTAA
- a CDS encoding ATP-binding protein encodes MLIRFTAENFLSFNKETEFNMLPGDIRRHPDHIFRFPKVELLKSAVIYGANGAGKSNLFKTLTALRDVVLEGHIDIIDPKSYFRLGKNEGKASTLEIEFIKNKIGYAYGLSIHKGIVKEEWLYKLNYGKKDDELVFERKSNARGKETLKLSQNYTKSPKEKLLVELYEEELLKPSNLFIHLAKDKKFKEITDAFEWFEQYMYIIFPQMVNFHFIKLFLDNNQFKVFLNETISSFETGIKEINVESIPLHQYFGESNIQERERVLRAILNGDTLPVSSTDNAIALMEDGNPIVKKFISYHVNDSGEKTEFDLFEESVGTLRLIDFIPLLFLLVSESVTIFIDEIDKSIHPSLLKDFITKIQQIPNKKGQIIFTTHESNLLDLDLFRQDEIWFAEKNQKEESHFYPLSDFNVRPDLDVRKGYLSGRFGAIPLLANLKDLNWDKYAEEE; translated from the coding sequence ATGTTAATTAGATTTACAGCTGAAAACTTCCTCTCTTTTAATAAAGAAACTGAATTTAATATGCTTCCTGGGGATATTAGAAGACACCCTGACCATATTTTCAGATTCCCTAAAGTTGAACTTCTTAAAAGTGCAGTTATTTATGGTGCCAATGGCGCTGGTAAAAGTAATTTATTTAAGACATTGACGGCCCTTCGTGATGTTGTGCTTGAAGGACACATAGATATCATCGATCCTAAAAGTTATTTCAGACTTGGAAAGAATGAAGGAAAAGCTTCTACTCTTGAAATTGAATTTATTAAAAACAAGATTGGATACGCATATGGTTTATCCATCCACAAAGGAATTGTAAAGGAAGAATGGTTATACAAGTTAAATTATGGTAAAAAAGATGATGAACTTGTTTTTGAACGAAAATCAAATGCCAGAGGAAAGGAAACACTGAAATTGTCTCAGAACTATACAAAGTCTCCGAAAGAAAAGCTTTTAGTTGAATTGTATGAAGAAGAACTTTTAAAACCGTCTAACCTTTTTATTCATTTAGCAAAAGATAAGAAGTTTAAGGAGATAACAGATGCGTTTGAATGGTTTGAGCAATATATGTATATTATCTTTCCGCAAATGGTAAATTTTCACTTTATAAAACTGTTCCTTGACAACAATCAATTTAAGGTATTTTTGAATGAAACCATTTCAAGTTTTGAGACAGGCATTAAAGAAATTAATGTTGAATCAATTCCATTACATCAATATTTTGGCGAAAGCAATATTCAGGAAAGAGAACGTGTTTTAAGGGCCATTCTTAATGGAGATACTTTACCGGTTAGTTCAACAGATAATGCTATTGCTTTGATGGAAGACGGCAATCCTATTGTTAAAAAATTCATCTCATATCATGTGAATGATAGTGGTGAAAAAACGGAGTTTGATCTGTTTGAGGAATCAGTCGGAACACTTAGGTTAATTGACTTTATACCGTTGTTGTTCTTATTAGTTTCGGAATCAGTTACAATATTTATTGATGAAATTGATAAAAGTATCCACCCTTCTTTATTGAAAGATTTCATCACAAAAATTCAGCAAATTCCAAATAAAAAAGGCCAAATAATTTTCACTACTCACGAATCAAATTTACTCGACCTCGATTTGTTTCGTCAGGATGAAATTTGGTTTGCAGAGAAGAATCAAAAAGAAGAAAGCCATTTTTACCCTTTAAGCGATTTCAATGTGCGCCCTGATTTAGATGTCAGAAAAGGATACCTTTCTGGCAGATTTGGCGCAATTCCTTTATTAGCTAATTTAAAAGATTTAAATTGGGATAAGTATGCCGAGGAAGAATAG
- a CDS encoding acyltransferase domain-containing protein: MPDFVFMFAGHGSQYYNMGAMLYHSNVFFRNTILHLDKEVRNHTGTSVVEYLYGRRFNPEGIFDDIRYTNPALFMVQYALARLLQEELLVKPDYVLGSSVGEMVAAAVSGMVSPAEMLTAMIDQARIIERLCNKGGMISILADAAIYEQEPLLYENTTLAAVDHKGHFTLSADDRTLLAVRLWLDSHELSYSQLPVRFPFHSPLMEPARAPFIRIMQQLRYGAPEATFISGIQSAPVYQVDADYFWDVVREPIAFSTAIERLENAGPCFYIDCSPSGSCNNLLTKALSPTSSSVKQVIMSPFGQEIKHLQALLQKRQAYSL, translated from the coding sequence ATGCCTGACTTTGTATTCATGTTCGCCGGCCATGGTAGCCAATATTATAACATGGGCGCGATGTTATACCACAGCAACGTATTTTTTAGAAATACCATCCTCCATTTGGACAAGGAGGTCCGCAACCACACCGGTACTTCGGTAGTGGAATATCTTTACGGCAGGCGTTTCAATCCAGAAGGGATTTTCGATGACATCCGGTATACCAACCCCGCTCTTTTCATGGTCCAATACGCGCTCGCCCGTTTATTGCAGGAAGAACTACTGGTGAAACCTGATTATGTACTGGGTAGCAGCGTAGGGGAGATGGTGGCCGCGGCTGTGAGCGGCATGGTCTCGCCAGCCGAAATGCTTACGGCTATGATCGACCAGGCGCGGATTATTGAGCGGTTGTGTAACAAAGGAGGAATGATATCCATTTTAGCAGATGCTGCTATTTACGAACAGGAACCGCTGTTATATGAAAATACCACATTGGCCGCTGTAGACCACAAGGGACATTTTACGCTATCTGCTGATGACCGTACTTTGCTGGCAGTGCGCCTCTGGCTGGACAGCCACGAGTTATCTTACAGCCAGTTACCAGTGCGCTTTCCATTTCACAGTCCGCTGATGGAACCTGCCAGGGCACCGTTCATCCGCATTATGCAGCAATTGCGCTATGGCGCACCGGAAGCCACTTTTATTTCAGGTATTCAATCTGCTCCTGTTTACCAGGTAGATGCTGACTACTTCTGGGATGTGGTCCGCGAACCGATTGCTTTTAGCACTGCTATTGAAAGACTGGAAAACGCCGGGCCTTGCTTTTATATTGATTGCAGTCCGTCAGGGAGTTGTAATAACCTGCTGACAAAGGCACTGTCTCCTACATCTTCTTCTGTGAAACAGGTGATTATGAGTCCATTTGGGCAGGAGATTAAACATCTGCAGGCATTACTGCAAAAGAGGCAGGCTTATTCTTTATAA